The Deinococcus depolymerans genome contains the following window.
AGCACCCCTGGGCTGTCGTCCACGATCAGGATCGAGGGGCGCCGGGGCAGGTGGGCCGTCATGCGGACCAGCCTAACTGAACGGGCGTCACTCTGCCGTCACGGTTGCAGACATGGGCGTGACCTTTCGCACAACCGGGCGGCCGGGGAGGGCTCCGGCATACTGCGCGCATGACATCCAGACTGCCCGACCGGCCCCAGGCTCACCGTCCACCCGACCTGCCGGGCACACTGGACCGCCTCCTGGCACTGGACGCCCGCCTGAGCGGCGTGTGGGCCTGGGTGCAGGGCCAGATGCAGCCGGACGCCGCGCACGACAGCGCACACCTGGCGCGCGTGGCGCGCTGGACGCTGCGCTGCGCTCCGGACGTCCCGCCGGCCCTGGCGGTCGCGGCGGCGCTGACGCACGACGTGGTGAACCTCCCGAAGAACCACCCGCAGCGGGCGCAGGCCAGCGAGCTGAGTGCCCAGGCAGTGCAGGCGACCCTGCCGGGCCTGGGGTTCACGCCCGGCGAGGCGCGCGAGGTGGCGCTGGCTGTGCGCGACCACAGCCACTCGCGGGGCGCGGTCCCGCAGACGCCGCTGGGCGAGGCCCTGCAGGACGCCGACCGCCTGGACGCCCTGGGGGCGCTGGGCGTGCTGCGCGTGGCGGGCGTGGGTGGGCAGCTGGGCCGCGCGCCGCTGCACCCGGACGACCCCTGGGCGCAGCGGCGCGAACCGGACGACCTGGCGTTCACGGTGGATCACTTCTTCACCAAGCTGCTGCGCCTGGACGGCACCTTCCGCACGCCTGCCGGGCAGGCCGAGGCACGCCGCCGCACCCGGACCATGCGTGCCTTCCTGGCCGAACTGGCCAGTGAACTGGAGGTCGACCCGCCGGGCGAGTGACGGTCGGCCCTCCCCGGTCAGTTCTCCTGCAGGTGGGCGTGGTCGTTGTAGCTGACCAGGGTCCAGCGGCCCTGCGTGCGGGTCAGGGTGGTGAGGCTGGTGTGTGCCAGCTGGTAGTTGAAGGGCAGCACGTAGCCGGGGACGGGCCGGGCGGGCCAGTCGAACAGGTGGCACAGCAGGGCGCGGATGGCGGCGCCGTGCGTGAAGGCGATCACGCGGCCCGGCGAGAGTTCGTCGGCCCAGTCGCGCAGGCGGTCGGCGACCTGCGCGAGGCTCTCGCCGCCGGGGGCGGGCAGGGTCCAGGGGTCGCGTTGCCAGTCATGGTAGGCGGGGTCGCGCTGCACGTCGTCGGTGGTGACGCCCTCGAACTGCCCGAAGTTCAGTTCGCGCAGGCGGGCGTCGAGGGTCAGGGGCGCGCCGGGCAGGGTCAGTTCGGCGGTGCGGGCGGCGCGGCTCAGGTCACTGCTGTGCACCTGGTCAACCGCGCGGCCCCGCAGGCGGGCGTGCAGCCGCGCGGCCTGCGTTTCACCCAGGGTGCCCAGGGGTGTGTCGGTCCAGCCCTGCCAGCGGCCCGCGCCGTTCCAGTCGGTGGCGCCGTGGCGGACCAGCGTCAGGTGCAGGGCGTCCGGGGCGGGGGTGGTCACGGGCGGGCCTCGGGGTCCGGCTGGGCGCTGCGGCTGTCGTGCCCGTCGGCCAGGGGCGGCACGGGGCGGGGGCGGTTGTGGTCGTCGAGTGCCACGAACACGAAGTAGCCGGTCGTGGCGAGTTCCTGCTCGCCGGTCGGCATGTCCTCGCGGTACACGTCCACGCGGATGGTCATGCTGGTGCGGCCCACCTTCACGACCTGCGCGTCGAGGGCGACGGCGTCTCCCACGCGGATCGGGACGTGGAAGTCCACGCCGTCCATGCGGGCGGTCACGACGTTCCCGCCGGCGTGGCGGACGGCGGCGATGCTGGCCGCCTTGTCCATCAGGGACAGGACCCAGCCGCCGAAGGCCGTGCCGTGGTAGTTGGTGTCCTTGGGGAACACCAGTTCCAGCATGCGGGCGCGGCTGCGGGGGGCCGGGTTGCGGGTGGGGGCGGGGTCGGTCAC
Protein-coding sequences here:
- a CDS encoding HD domain-containing protein; protein product: MTSRLPDRPQAHRPPDLPGTLDRLLALDARLSGVWAWVQGQMQPDAAHDSAHLARVARWTLRCAPDVPPALAVAAALTHDVVNLPKNHPQRAQASELSAQAVQATLPGLGFTPGEAREVALAVRDHSHSRGAVPQTPLGEALQDADRLDALGALGVLRVAGVGGQLGRAPLHPDDPWAQRREPDDLAFTVDHFFTKLLRLDGTFRTPAGQAEARRRTRTMRAFLAELASELEVDPPGE
- a CDS encoding histidine phosphatase family protein, which encodes MTTPAPDALHLTLVRHGATDWNGAGRWQGWTDTPLGTLGETQAARLHARLRGRAVDQVHSSDLSRAARTAELTLPGAPLTLDARLRELNFGQFEGVTTDDVQRDPAYHDWQRDPWTLPAPGGESLAQVADRLRDWADELSPGRVIAFTHGAAIRALLCHLFDWPARPVPGYVLPFNYQLAHTSLTTLTRTQGRWTLVSYNDHAHLQEN
- a CDS encoding acyl-CoA thioesterase, which translates into the protein MLELVFPKDTNYHGTAFGGWVLSLMDKAASIAAVRHAGGNVVTARMDGVDFHVPIRVGDAVALDAQVVKVGRTSMTIRVDVYREDMPTGEQELATTGYFVFVALDDHNRPRPVPPLADGHDSRSAQPDPEARP